Proteins from a single region of Hordeum vulgare subsp. vulgare chromosome 6H, MorexV3_pseudomolecules_assembly, whole genome shotgun sequence:
- the LOC123403616 gene encoding GDSL esterase/lipase At5g45950-like, with translation MRRPAVVAVALLLLIAWRPSAAMDEQDDDPPAQSMPPPSDEQDDDPPPVESMPPPSDEQGDNPSWPGIPLLPSPPSPEEPGAPGVPTLPGAMPPPPPPPLPEPDTPAPAPPAPAPPATRPRRARLPPRQDDPPEPEPPEPPHHRRGPKEPTPPRTVVPPQEPGWAAVPLPVPPMPAPGRPINYSTTGWTTMLVFGDSTVDPGNNNRLQTVMRANFLPYGAGFLGGRPTGRFSNGRLITDILAERLGVARSLPGFREPRLRPRQLRRGVSFASAGSGYDDATARISNTLSLSNQVEDLWRYRRNLQRLVGPRRAAQLLRRATFVISAGTTDLFSHYLATNRSGTDSWPQYENLLITRVANYTTVMRALGGRRFVFVGVPPVGCLPLVRTLLGMGAQTCHEDMNSMATSFNRRLAEVVHFLRNQRDIRATFIDVYPIISMATIDPKTFGLTETSRGCCGTGVIEVGQTCRGRLTCADPSTYMYWDAVHQTERMNQIITDHAIMNSIGEIYA, from the exons ATGAGGAGGCCGGCGGTGGTCGCGGTGGCGCTGCTCCTGCTCATCGCATGGCGCCCGTCCGCCGCGATGGACGAGCAGGACGACGATCCACCTGCGCAAAGCATGCCGCCGCCGTCGGACGAGCAGGACGACGACCCACCACCTGTGGAAAGCATGCCGCCGCCGTCGGACGAGCAGGGGGACAACCCGTCCTGGCCTGGGATCCCGTTgttgccgtcgccgccctcgccggagGAGCCCGGTGCGCCAGGGGTACCCACTCTGCCGGGTGccatgccgccgccgccaccaccgccgctgccggaACCTGACACACCAGCACCAGCGCCGCCGGCACCAGCACCACCGGCAACTCGCCCGCGGCGTGCGCGGCTGCCGCCGAGGCAGGACGATCCGCCGGAGCCTGAGCCGCCGGAGCCGCCACACCATAGGCGGGGGCCGAAGGAGCCGACACCGCCACGGACGGTGGTACCACCACAGGAACCGGGGTGGGCCGCGGTGCCGCTGCCGGTGCCGCCAATGCCGGCTCCCGGGAGGCCGATCAACTACAGCACCACCGGCTGGACGACCATGCTGGTGTTCGGCGACTCGACGGTGGACCCCGGGAACAACAACCGGCTGCAGACGGTGATGAGGGCCAACTTCCTGCCGTACGGTGCGGGCTTCCTTGGCGGCCGGCCCACCGGCCGGTTCAGCAACGGCAGGCTCATCACTGACATACTCG CGGAAAGACTAGGTGTGGCGAGGAGCCTTCCAGGTTTCCGCGAGCCAAGGTTGAGGCCAAGGCAGCTCAGAAGGGGTGTGAGTTTTGCATCAGCAGGCTCTGGATATGATGATGCGACTGCCAGGATATCG AATACACTATCACTTTCCAATCAAGTCGAGGACCTATGGCGTTACAGAAGAAACCTCCAAAGATTAGTGGGACCAAGAAGAGCTGCTCAACTTCTCAGGAGGGCTACATTCGTCATAAGTGCTGGAACAACTGATCTGTTTTCCCACTATCTTGCCACAAACCGTTCAGGAACAGATAGTTGGCCACAGTATGAGAACCTACTAATAACACGTGTCGCCAATTATACCACG GTAATGAGAGCACTTGGAGGAAGGAGATTCGTATTTGTTGGAGTGCCCCCAGTTGGGTGTTTACCACTTGTTAGAACCTTGCTAGGCATGGGTGCACAAACATGCCATGAAGACATGAACTCCATGGCAACTTCATTTAACAGAAGGCTAGCCGAAGTGGTGCACTTTCTGAGGAACCAACGAGATATCAGAGCTACTTTCATTGATGTTTATCCAATCATAAGCATGGCGACGATAGACCCCAAAACCTTTG GGTTGACAGAGACATCAAGAGGCTGCTGTGGAACAGGGGTTATTGAAGTTGGGCAAACATGCAGAGGCCGATTAACATGCGCAGATCCCAGCACGTACATGTACTGGGATGCTGTCCACCAAACAGAGAGAATGAACCAAATTATCACAGATCACGCGATTATGAATTCAATCGGAGAGATTTATGCCTAG